Proteins co-encoded in one Candidatus Methylacidiphilales bacterium genomic window:
- a CDS encoding TonB-dependent receptor, whose protein sequence is MKPESLNTHQKALRINIDALRYGTFAEIGAAQEVARWFFRVGGAASTVAKSMSAYDMTFSDAIYGPTPRYVSRQRLMTMLDHEYGLLLERLQEKRGDQTCFFVYANTVAARSYRGNHECHGWMGIRFQRRPGAAPSDIILHVRLLDKENLSQQEALGIIGVNLIFGSVYYNENPDLVIDTLLDDLNRDRIEVDMLEFRGEDFAHLDNRLINLQLVRKNLTPAVVFSPDRLVHQASEVLYRHPVLLERGNFRPVTQVNLDMIAAAHRQFMVEPQNAGDPPIEIMEITVNNLLNAGDVDPEDFLARVDILSTLGKTVMISNFAEFHRLAAFLRRNSPKMLGIVLGISLLQEIFNEKYYTSLEGGILEGFGRLFKNDLRLYVYPALSEERKLLKSANITVPAHLKHLHEHLLENRFIVDVDSECPATVTHSSRDVAARIAADDHTWEKLVSEPVARMVKENRYFGYRPSS, encoded by the coding sequence ATGAAGCCGGAGTCGCTCAACACGCACCAAAAAGCCCTCCGCATCAACATTGATGCCCTCCGCTACGGCACCTTCGCCGAGATCGGGGCGGCCCAGGAAGTGGCGCGCTGGTTCTTCCGCGTCGGCGGCGCGGCCAGCACCGTTGCCAAGAGCATGTCGGCCTATGACATGACCTTCAGCGACGCCATCTACGGCCCCACCCCCCGCTATGTCAGCCGCCAACGCCTCATGACCATGCTCGACCACGAGTACGGCCTCCTCCTCGAGCGACTCCAGGAAAAACGCGGCGATCAAACCTGCTTCTTCGTCTATGCCAACACCGTCGCCGCCCGCAGCTACCGCGGCAACCACGAATGCCACGGATGGATGGGCATCCGCTTCCAGCGGCGACCCGGGGCCGCCCCCAGCGACATCATCCTCCACGTCCGCCTCCTCGACAAAGAGAACCTCTCCCAACAGGAAGCCCTCGGCATCATCGGCGTCAACCTCATCTTCGGCTCGGTCTATTACAACGAAAATCCCGACCTTGTCATCGACACCCTGCTCGACGATCTCAACCGCGACCGGATCGAAGTCGATATGCTCGAATTCCGAGGCGAGGACTTCGCCCACCTCGACAACCGCCTGATCAACCTCCAACTCGTGCGCAAGAACCTGACCCCGGCGGTCGTCTTCTCCCCCGACCGCCTGGTGCACCAGGCCTCGGAGGTCCTTTACCGGCATCCCGTCCTGCTGGAACGCGGCAACTTCCGGCCCGTCACCCAGGTAAATCTGGACATGATCGCAGCCGCCCACCGCCAGTTCATGGTCGAACCGCAGAATGCCGGCGACCCGCCCATCGAGATCATGGAAATCACCGTCAACAACCTGCTCAACGCCGGCGATGTCGACCCGGAAGATTTCCTCGCCCGCGTCGACATCCTCAGCACGCTTGGCAAGACGGTCATGATCTCCAACTTTGCCGAGTTCCACCGACTGGCCGCCTTCCTCCGCCGCAACAGCCCGAAGATGCTCGGCATCGTGCTCGGCATCAGCCTCCTCCAGGAAATTTTCAACGAAAAATACTACACCTCACTGGAGGGTGGGATCCTTGAGGGTTTCGGGCGGCTCTTCAAGAACGACCTCCGCCTCTATGTCTATCCGGCTTTGAGCGAGGAACGCAAACTCCTCAAATCAGCCAACATCACCGTTCCCGCCCACCTCAAACACCTGCACGAGCACCTGTTGGAAAACCGCTTCATCGTCGATGTCGACAGCGAATGCCCCGCCACCGTGACCCATTCCTCGCGCGACGTGGCCGCCCGCATCGCCGCCGACGACCACACTTGGGAGAAGCTAGTCAGCGAGCCGGTGGCCCGGATGGTGAAAGAAAACCGCTACTTCGGTTACCGGCCTTCCTCATAG